The proteins below are encoded in one region of Campylobacter rectus:
- the fabZ gene encoding 3-hydroxyacyl-ACP dehydratase FabZ: MIDIVEIQKILPHRYPFLLIDRVTELEPAKHIVAYKNVTIGEPVFQGHFPGHPIYPGVMIIEGMAQAGGVLAFKSMSDAHQAGIENKVVYFMSIDGAKFRHPIRPGDRLEYRLEVLKHKGNIWVLKGEAYVDGALACEAELKAMIVDK, encoded by the coding sequence GTGATCGACATCGTTGAAATCCAAAAAATACTCCCGCACAGATATCCGTTCCTGCTCATCGACCGAGTGACCGAGCTAGAGCCCGCTAAACACATCGTCGCGTATAAAAACGTAACGATCGGCGAGCCCGTGTTTCAGGGGCACTTCCCAGGTCACCCGATATATCCGGGCGTGATGATCATCGAGGGTATGGCGCAGGCCGGCGGCGTGCTCGCGTTTAAGAGCATGAGCGACGCGCATCAGGCGGGCATCGAAAATAAGGTCGTTTATTTTATGAGTATCGACGGAGCGAAATTTCGCCATCCGATACGCCCGGGCGATAGGCTCGAATACCGCCTCGAAGTGCTAAAACACAAAGGTAACATCTGGGTGCTAAAAGGCGAAGCCTACGTGGACGGCGCGCTAGCATGCGAGGCCGAGCTAAAAGCTATGATCGTCGATAAGTAG
- the miaA gene encoding tRNA (adenosine(37)-N6)-dimethylallyltransferase MiaA: MKELAIIGTTASGKTALALKLASEFNGVILSLDSLCVYKFIDVASAKPTADELASVPHFGVNLLMPDEHFDVGMFFEVYKTAREFAQKNGKNLFITGGSGFYLKALLSGLTPKFERVESGLSNAQIYELVSSLDPEFAAKFSANDTYRLQKWFDIYSFLRSNGRGEAVSAYLRENTLAPVVSNLAIFELSWDRDELRGRIKERTRAMFEQGLLDEARELFARYPQRPKPLNSVGLKECGEFLRGEIKTEAELEELICTHTAQLAKRQRTFNRSQFESKFSGSVGECEAKIIEFLSD, translated from the coding sequence ATGAAAGAACTCGCCATCATCGGCACCACCGCTAGCGGAAAAACGGCGCTCGCGCTAAAGCTCGCGAGCGAATTTAACGGAGTGATTCTGAGTCTTGATTCGCTTTGCGTTTATAAATTTATCGACGTCGCCAGTGCCAAGCCGACCGCGGACGAGCTAGCCTCGGTGCCGCATTTTGGGGTAAATTTGCTGATGCCGGACGAGCATTTTGACGTCGGGATGTTTTTTGAGGTTTATAAAACGGCTCGCGAATTTGCGCAAAAAAACGGTAAAAATTTATTTATAACCGGCGGCAGCGGATTTTATCTAAAGGCGCTGCTATCGGGTCTAACGCCTAAATTTGAGCGCGTAGAAAGCGGCCTAAGCAACGCTCAAATTTATGAGCTCGTTTCAAGCCTCGATCCAGAGTTTGCCGCCAAATTTAGCGCAAACGATACATACCGCTTGCAAAAATGGTTCGACATCTACTCGTTTTTGCGCTCTAATGGGCGAGGCGAGGCCGTAAGCGCGTATCTACGCGAAAATACCCTAGCTCCTGTCGTTTCAAATTTGGCGATTTTCGAGCTTAGCTGGGATAGGGACGAGCTGAGAGGACGCATCAAAGAGCGCACGCGAGCGATGTTTGAGCAGGGTTTGCTAGACGAAGCGCGGGAGCTGTTTGCGCGGTATCCACAGCGACCAAAGCCGCTAAACTCGGTCGGTCTAAAAGAGTGCGGCGAGTTTTTGCGAGGCGAGATCAAGACCGAGGCCGAGCTGGAGGAGCTTATCTGCACGCACACGGCTCAGCTGGCCAAGCGTCAGCGGACGTTTAATAGATCGCAGTTTGAGAGTAAATTTAGCGGCAGCGTCGGGGAGTGCGAAGCGAAAATAATAGAATTTTTGAGTGATTGA
- a CDS encoding DUF6115 domain-containing protein → MNNDLIIFVIFGLILTVLFVLVFIKDLEASRKFSRYEKAIEGLIQELHAVKKQVANFDRSEPAEFDVVQLESNLEQRLNEKINQKITPIINTLQGIESSIDSFQSQQQDRLFTLEERTKSISKISAPNGEDDEKRIVQMYSEGKSVESIAKELCVGVGKVELTLKLRELI, encoded by the coding sequence ATGAATAACGACTTGATAATATTTGTCATTTTCGGGCTGATTTTGACGGTGCTTTTCGTGCTGGTTTTTATAAAAGATTTAGAGGCATCGAGAAAATTTTCAAGATACGAAAAAGCGATCGAAGGCCTGATACAAGAGCTTCACGCGGTAAAAAAGCAGGTCGCGAATTTTGACCGAAGCGAGCCGGCCGAATTTGACGTAGTGCAGCTAGAAAGCAATCTCGAACAGCGTTTAAACGAAAAAATAAATCAAAAAATAACCCCGATAATAAACACCCTCCAAGGCATCGAAAGCTCGATAGATAGCTTCCAAAGCCAGCAGCAAGATAGGCTATTTACGCTTGAGGAGCGCACCAAAAGTATCAGCAAGATCTCCGCTCCAAACGGCGAGGACGACGAAAAGCGAATCGTGCAGATGTATAGCGAAGGCAAAAGCGTCGAAAGCATCGCAAAAGAGCTGTGCGTGGGCGTCGGCAAGGTCGAGCTGACGCTGAAACTGCGGGAGCTGATATAG
- the mqnP gene encoding menaquinone biosynthesis prenyltransferase MqnP — protein MQKFINILKDINELIVFKHSIFALPFIFTAMITASAQVNGTAWFGWKLLILGVLCAVSARNFAMAFNRYKDEDIDKLNPRTANRPSVDGRIGRTNLQIFIAANAAIFVLVAYLINELAFWLSFPILAVLGGYSLFKRFSELAHLVLGLSLGLAPIAGAVAVTGEIPLFSVLLCLGVMFWVAGFDLLYSLQDVKFDREHGLFSIPSVYGEKATMFISAIFHATAVIFWLLFAWAGGLGTAAFAGILLCGGILVAEHRIVRRDFSKIDRAFFTLNGYLGILFFVFVWASL, from the coding sequence ATGCAAAAATTTATAAATATTTTAAAAGATATTAACGAACTGATCGTCTTTAAGCACTCTATTTTCGCGCTGCCTTTTATATTTACCGCGATGATAACGGCGAGCGCGCAGGTAAACGGCACGGCTTGGTTTGGCTGGAAGTTGCTTATTTTAGGCGTTCTTTGCGCGGTTTCGGCGCGAAATTTCGCGATGGCGTTTAACCGCTACAAGGACGAAGATATCGACAAACTAAACCCGCGCACGGCAAATCGCCCAAGCGTTGACGGGCGCATCGGCAGGACGAATTTGCAAATTTTTATCGCGGCAAACGCCGCCATCTTCGTGCTCGTCGCCTATCTCATAAACGAGCTTGCGTTTTGGCTGAGCTTTCCGATCCTAGCCGTACTTGGCGGATATTCGCTTTTTAAGCGCTTTAGCGAGCTAGCGCACCTAGTCCTTGGCCTCTCGCTGGGTCTCGCGCCCATCGCCGGAGCCGTAGCGGTCACGGGCGAGATACCGCTTTTTAGCGTGCTACTCTGCCTTGGCGTGATGTTTTGGGTGGCGGGATTTGACCTGCTTTATTCGCTTCAAGACGTCAAATTTGACCGCGAGCACGGGCTTTTTAGCATACCTAGCGTTTACGGCGAAAAAGCTACGATGTTTATCTCGGCGATCTTTCACGCTACGGCTGTGATCTTTTGGCTACTTTTTGCGTGGGCTGGAGGGCTCGGCACGGCGGCCTTTGCTGGCATTTTGCTTTGCGGGGGCATCCTAGTGGCCGAGCACCGCATCGTCAGGCGAGATTTTAGCAAGATCGACCGCGCGTTTTTCACGCTAAACGGCTATCTGGGCATACTTTTTTTCGTTTTCGTTTGGGCTAGCCTATGA
- a CDS encoding epoxyqueuosine reductase QueH — MLVHICCSVDSHYFLQRLRADLPHERLIGYFYDPNIHPYSEFLMRFRDVKRSCEKLGVELICGEYEYEAWLEGAKGLENEPEKGKRCAYCFDFRVGNSAQKALELGEKSITTTLLMSPKKDFSQLEAALNKAAGKYGLETFAVDYRAGGGTNAQFELAKKDQLYHQNYCGCIFGLSKQREAQKLPLSELMSEISGRVMPGGIEERLELYEKVRECEEKGVKFHLSRKYFLNYRLLRAYVKFDKAALPSYFLLYSHFKRENVKFSVSEAAQICDELRDGVTLLNLAKFNELSGENFASVNELCHRPIEVSRELEIRRELCGEFSQNPIIVLDEIHAGRYEIYAKDELYNDSREVLTMEICAARTGI; from the coding sequence ATGTTAGTTCATATTTGCTGTTCGGTCGACAGCCACTATTTTTTGCAAAGATTACGCGCCGACCTTCCGCACGAGCGTCTCATCGGCTATTTCTATGACCCCAACATCCATCCGTACAGCGAGTTTTTGATGAGGTTTCGCGACGTAAAAAGGAGCTGCGAAAAGCTAGGCGTCGAGCTCATCTGCGGCGAGTACGAGTACGAGGCGTGGCTAGAGGGCGCAAAAGGCCTTGAAAACGAGCCCGAAAAGGGCAAGCGCTGCGCGTATTGCTTTGATTTTCGCGTGGGAAATTCGGCTCAAAAAGCGCTCGAACTAGGTGAAAAATCTATCACCACGACGCTGCTGATGAGTCCGAAAAAGGACTTCTCGCAGCTTGAAGCCGCGCTAAATAAGGCTGCGGGGAAATACGGCCTTGAAACCTTTGCCGTGGACTACCGCGCTGGCGGCGGCACGAACGCGCAGTTTGAGCTTGCTAAAAAAGATCAACTCTATCATCAAAACTACTGCGGCTGTATTTTCGGGCTTAGCAAGCAGCGCGAGGCGCAAAAACTACCGCTTAGCGAGCTTATGAGTGAGATTAGCGGGCGCGTGATGCCGGGCGGCATCGAGGAGCGGCTGGAGCTTTATGAAAAGGTTCGAGAGTGCGAGGAAAAAGGCGTGAAATTTCATCTGTCGCGCAAATATTTTTTAAACTACCGCTTGCTGCGCGCCTACGTCAAATTTGACAAAGCCGCCCTGCCGTCGTATTTTTTGCTCTACTCGCACTTTAAGCGCGAAAACGTCAAATTTAGCGTGAGCGAGGCGGCGCAAATTTGCGACGAGCTGCGAGACGGCGTGACGCTACTAAATTTAGCCAAATTTAACGAGCTCTCAGGCGAAAATTTCGCTAGCGTAAACGAGCTTTGCCACCGGCCTATCGAGGTTTCGCGCGAGCTGGAAATCCGCCGCGAGCTGTGCGGAGAATTTAGCCAAAATCCCATAATCGTGCTGGATGAAATTCACGCGGGCAGATACGAAATCTACGCCAAAGACGAGCTTTATAACGATAGTCGCGAGGTTTTGACGATGGAAATTTGCGCCGCCCGGACCGGGATTTGA